The Triticum dicoccoides isolate Atlit2015 ecotype Zavitan chromosome 6A, WEW_v2.0, whole genome shotgun sequence genome has a window encoding:
- the LOC119315822 gene encoding indole-3-acetaldehyde oxidase-like, whose amino-acid sequence MEMGKETARVVVLAVNGVRREAAGADVHPSMTLLEFLRTKTPVRGPKISCGEGGCGACVVLISKYDPATDEVTEFSANSCLTLLGTLSHCSVTTSEGIGNTRDGYHPVQQRLSGFHASQCGFCTPGMCMSIFSALVKADKPGHAAPAPPAGFSRLTCSEAEHAVSGNLCRCTGYRPIVDACKSFAADVDLEDLGLNSFWKKAADDRADVGKLPQYSAGSVCTFPEFLKAEIKSNIGKLPEHSAGSVSDDGWYYPRSIQELDNLFDANWFDETAVKIVASNTGAGVYKEQDLYEKYVDIKGIPELLVIDRSSKGVEIGAAVSISKAIEVFSDGTTPVFRKIAGHLGKVASPFVRNTATIGGNLIMAQRLRFPSDIATLLLAADATVTIHTASKTVCLSLEEFLEQPPFDAKTILLSIFVPDWGSDSVIFETSRAAPRPFGNAVSYVNSAFLARTSGDAASGDLIIQEICLAFGAYGGVAIRARNVEEFLKGKSVSAPVVLEAVQLLKDVIRPSQDTTHPEYRVSLAVAFLFSLLSSLGKDLIEPRKAITNGSTESSPEVATDNLPIRSRQELIFSEKYKPIGKPITKAGSELQASGEAVYVDDIPAPKDCLYGAFIYGTHPHAHIKGFN is encoded by the exons ATGGAGATGGGGAAGGAGACGGCGAGGGTGGTGGTGCTGGCCGTGAACGGCgtgcggcgcgaggcggcgggggcGGACGTCCACCCGTCCATGACGCTGCTGGAGTTCCTCCGCACCAAGACGCCCGTCCGGGGGCCAAAGATCAGCTGCGGCGAAG GTGGATGCGGCGCATGCGTGGTGCTCATCTCCAAGTACGACCCGGCCACCGACGAGGTGACCGAGTTCTCGGCCAACTCCTGCCTGACGCTCCTCGGCACACTGAGCCACTGCTCGGTGACCACCAGCGAGGGCATCGGCAACACCCGTGATGGCTACCACCCCGTCCAGCAGCGCCTCTCCGGCTTCCACGCCTCCCAGTGCGGCTTCTGCACCCCCGGCATGTGCATGTCCATCTTCTCCGCGCTCGTCAAGGCAGACAAGCCCGGCCATGCCGCCCCGGCGCCGCCGGCTGGGTTCTCCAGGCTCACCTGCTCGGAGGCCGAGCACGCCGTCTCGGGCAACCTCTGCCGCTGCACCGGCTACAGGCCCATCGTCGACGCCTGCAAGAGCTTCGCCGCGGACGTCGACCTCGAGGATCTCGGCCTCAACTCCTTCTGGAAGAAAGCCGCCGACGACCGTGCCGACGTTGGCAAGCTGCCGCAGTACTCCGCCGGCTCTGTCTGCACATTCCCCGAGTTCCTCAAGGCCGAGATCAAGTCCAACATTGGCAAGCTGCCAGAGCACTCCGCCGGCTCCGTCAGCGACGATGGCTGGTACTACCCCAGGAGCATCCAGGAGCTCGACAACCTCTTTGACGCCAACTGGTTCGATGAAACTGCAGTCAAGATCGTGGCGTCCAACACCGGCGCCGGAGTGTACAAGGAGCAAGACCTCTACGAAAAGTACGTCGACATCAAAGGGATTCCGGAGTTGCTGGTCATCGACAGGAGCAGCAAGGGGGTGGAGATCGGGGCAGCCGTGTCCATCTCCAAAGCAATCGAGGTCTTCTCGGACGGCACTACTCCGGTATTCAGGAAGATCGCCGGCCACCTCGGCAAGGTGGCCTCGCCGTTCGTCCGGAACACGGCGACAATCGGTGGCAACCTTATCATGGCGCAGCGGCTTCGGTTCCCGTCGGACATCGCCACCCTTCTCCTCGCCGCCGACGCCACGGTCACCATCCACACGGCGTCCAAGACGGTCTGCCTATCACTGGAGGAGTTCCTGGAGCAGCCTCCCTTTGATGCCAAGACCATTCTGCTCAGCATATTTGTCCCTGATTGGGGTTCAGATAGTGTCATCTTCGAGACCTCCAGAGCAGCCCCGAGGCCGTTCGGCAATGCCGTGTCCTATGTCAACTCTGCATTCCTGGCAAGGACTTCAGGTGATGCAGCATCGGGAGACCTCATCATCCAGGAAATCTGCCTCGCATTTGGCGCTTACGGCGGCGTCGCCATCCGGGCTCGGAACGTTGAGGAGTTCCTCAAGGGGAAATCAGTGAGTGCACCTGTGGTACTTGAAGCAGTTCAGTTGCTGAAAGATGTTATCAGACCGTCACAAGACACCACGCACCCTGAGTACAGAGTCAGCTTGGCTGTGGCTTTCTTGTTCAGTCTCCTGTCTTCACTTGGCAAGGACCTCATTGAACCGAGAAAGGCTATTACGAATGGTTCCACCGAGTCCTCGCCGGAGGTTGCCACTGATAATTTACCTATTCGGTCAAGGCAAGAGCTGATTTTCAGCGAGAAATACAAACCAATCGGGAAGCCAATCACGAAAGCTGGGTCAGAGTTACAAGCTTCAG GTGAGGCTGTCTATGTTGATGACATCCCTGCTCCCAAGGATTGCCTATATGGAGCATTTATCTACGGCACACACCCTCATGCTCATATAAAAGGTTTCAAC